The Amycolatopsis japonica nucleotide sequence TCGAAAGCCGCTTTTCCCGCGCTGTAAGCACTTTCGGCGAGCCCGCCGCAGGGCCAGTCCTCGTCGACCTCGCGCCAGCGGGCGGCCGGGGTGTAGGCGGCGACCGAGGACGCGCACACGATGTGCTCCACGCCGGCGTCGGCGGCCGCGCGCAGGACGTTCGCGCTGCCCGCGACGTTGGTGCGGCGCATCGCCGGATCGTCCGCGCGCGGGTGGATCGCCCAGGCGAGGTGCACGACAGCGTCCGCGCCGTCGAAGACCTCGGTCAGTGTCTCCCAAGCGTCGTTCGCGCCGACGTCCTGCTGGACCCAGCGGGCCGACGAATAGGCCGCGGCGGTCGTATCGGGCCGGTGGCGTGCCACCCCGATCACGTCGTGGCCGTTCAGAGCCCGGAGCAAGGCGGTCCCGATGTTCCCGCTCGCGCCGGTGACGACGATCTTCATCCGCGGCGTCCTCATCGGTAGACGGCGCGATGCGCGGCACGCACCGTCGCCCGGTAGACGGAACCGGCCCAGCCGTCCCTGGCGAGGGCGGCCCTGGCGGCGTTCGACCCGGGGGCGCCGTGCACCGCCCCGCCGGGATGCGCCGACGCGGACGCCAGAAAGAGCCGGTCGATCGGAGTGTCGGCCCGGCCGAGACCGGGGACGGGCCGGAAGAAGAGCTGTTGCTGGATCGCCGCGGTCCCGGCGTTGATCGAGCCTTCCACCAGACTGTGGTTTCCTTTCTGCAGCTGGGCGGGCCCGGCGATCGCGCGGCCGGCGATCAGGTCGCGGAAGCCGGGCGCGTGCCTCTCGATGACCTCCTCCATCCGGTCGGCATGGCGCCGTAACCGGGAATCCGGCCAGGAATCGCCCCTCGGCACATGGGTGTAGGCCCAGGCCGATTCGGTCCCGGCGGGGGAGCGGGTCGGGTCGGCGGTGGTCATCTGCCCGAGCAGCAGGAAGGGGTCATGGGGCACCCGCCCGCAGGCGAGATCGTTGGCGATGCCGGCGAGCCCGTCGAGATCCGCTCCGATGTGGACGGTTCCCGCCTGCCCGACTTCGGCGGCGCTCCAAGGGATGGGTGAGGACAACGCCCAGTCCACCTTGATCGTGGCGTCGTCCCAGACGAACCGGTCCAGATCGGACACCAGCCGCGCGGGCAGATGCTCGGCACCGACGAGATCCCGGTACAGCACGGGAGCGGGGACGTCGGCGAGCACGGCCCGGCGGGCACGAACCGTCCGCCCGTCCGCGTCACGGACACCCACCGCCCGGCCGGCCGAGAGCATCACCTCAATGACCGGAGTGCCGCAGACGATCTCGCCG carries:
- a CDS encoding phytoene desaturase family protein, translating into MEVDAVVVGSGPNGLVAANLLADAGWETLVIEATPKPGGAVRTEELTAPGFRNDVYSAFYPLGAASPVLAGLGLEEHGLRWRHAPAVLAHVLPDDRYVLQSRDLERTARSVAEFDERDADNLRAEHASWRRLREPLLDAIVRPFPPVRSGARLFKTLGTAEALRLARMLTLTARGLGKEKFDGAGARLLLAGNAMHTDLGPDQAGSGVFGWLLTMLGQDVGFPVPEGGAGRLTDALVNRLTAKGGEIVCGTPVIEVMLSAGRAVGVRDADGRTVRARRAVLADVPAPVLYRDLVGAEHLPARLVSDLDRFVWDDATIKVDWALSSPIPWSAAEVGQAGTVHIGADLDGLAGIANDLACGRVPHDPFLLLGQMTTADPTRSPAGTESAWAYTHVPRGDSWPDSRLRRHADRMEEVIERHAPGFRDLIAGRAIAGPAQLQKGNHSLVEGSINAGTAAIQQQLFFRPVPGLGRADTPIDRLFLASASAHPGGAVHGAPGSNAARAALARDGWAGSVYRATVRAAHRAVYR